The following are encoded together in the Oncorhynchus nerka isolate Pitt River linkage group LG25, Oner_Uvic_2.0, whole genome shotgun sequence genome:
- the LOC115108942 gene encoding galanin receptor 2a gives MDLLGGERAVPNMFSLIFACTCGVILGIGFCANLLVFSLFAKYNTLRKNCLDILLLSMALADFLTLLLIPFTLHSAISYSWPLGDTSCKVYQFFLAFSLAASTYSLCAVSMTRAMIITNPYHPPTMDLVVLMFVLVWASAFFISLPLRIFATKESLSPGLGNFTFCLPTIQEHHYQVVLSQFMLYYFVPMLVIAFNYVRLACFLHKSPVMSVASARNTRRASFMVFLAAGTFSICWLPGYILELCVYLGLYRHGQSWEMFYFICTVLQYLHPCVNPVLYVLLSKRYRHRRSAWLFNCNRNRVQPQVVSITTETM, from the exons ATGGACCtgctgggaggggagaga GCTGTCCCCAACATGTTTTCCCTGATCTTTGCCTGTACCTGCGGGGTGATCCTGGGCATCGGTTTCTGTGCCAACCTACTGGTGTTCTCTCTGTTCGCCAAGTATAACACCCTGAGGAAGAACTGTCTGGACATCCTGCTGCTCAGCATGGCTCTGGCAGACTTCCTCACCCTGCTGCTCATCCCCTTCACCCTGCACTCCGCCATCAg CTACTCGTGGCCGCTGGGGGACACCTCCTGCAAGGTGTACCAGTTCTTTCTGGCCTTCTCCCTTGCAGCCAGCACCTACAGCCTGTGTGCCGTGTCCATGACACGTGCCATGATCATCACCAACCCCTACCACCCTCCTACCATGGACCTGGTAGTCCTGATGTTCGTTTTGGTCTGGGCATCAGCCTTCTTCATCAGCCTGCCTCTGAGGATCTTCGCCACCAAGGAGAGCCTGAGCCCCGGCTTGGGTAATTTTACATTCTGCCTGCCCACCATACAGGAACACCACTATCAG GTGGTCCTCAGCCAGTTCATGCTCTACTACTTCGTCCCTATGCTGGTGATCGCCTTCAACTACGTCCGGTTGGCCTGCTTCCTCCACAAGAGCCCAGTCATGTCTGTGGCCAGTGCCCGCAACACACGCCGAGCCTCCTTTATGGTGTTCCTGGCGGCCGGGACCTTCTCCATCTGCTGGCTTCCCGG GTACATCCTGGagctgtgtgtgtaccttggGCTCTACCGCCACGGCCAGTCCTGGGAGATGTTCTACTTCATCTGCACCGTGCTCCAGTACCTCCATCCCTGTGTTAACCCCGTGCTCTATGTGCTGCTGTCCAAGAGGTACCGCCACCGCAGGAGTGCCTGGTTGTTTAACTGCAACAGAAATAGGGTGCAGCCGCAGGTTGTCAGCATCACTACAGAGACTATGTAG